In a single window of the Mus musculus strain C57BL/6J chromosome 6, GRCm38.p6 C57BL/6J genome:
- the Tuba8 gene encoding tubulin alpha-8 chain — protein sequence MRECISVHVGQAGVQIGNACWELFCLEHGIQADGTFGTQASKINDDDSFTTFFSETGNGKHVPRAVMVDLEPTVVDEVRAGTYRQLFHPEQLITGKEDAANNYARGHYTVGKESIDLVLDRIRKLTDACSGLQGFLIFHSFGGGTGSGFTSLLMERLSLDYGKKSKLEFAIYPAPQVSTAVVEPYNSILTTHTTLEHSDCAFMVDNEAIYDICRRNLDIERPTYTNLNRLISQIVSSITASLRFDGALNVDLTEFQTNLVPYPRIHFPLVTYAPIISAEKAYHEQLSVAEITSSCFEPNSQMVKCDPRHGKYMACCMLYRGDVVPKDVNVAIAAIKTKRTIQFVDWCPTGFKVGINYQPPTVVPGGDLAKVQRAVCMLSNTTAIAEAWARLDHKFDLMYAKRAFVHWYVGEGMEEGEFSEAREDLAALEKDYEEVGTDSFEEENEGEEF from the exons ATG AGGGAATGCATATCGGTCCATGTGGGTCAAGCCGGAGTTCAGATTGGCAATGCCTGCTGGGAGCTCTTCTGCTTGGAGCACGGCATCCAGGCGGATGGAACCTTTGGCACTCAGGCCAGCAAGATCAACGATGACGACTCCTTTACCACCTTCTTCAGTGAGACTGGCAACGGGAAACACGTGCCCCGGGCTGTCATGGTGGACCTGGAGCCTACCGTAGTAG ATGAGGTGCGGGCAGGAACCTACCGCCAGCTCTTCCATCCTGAGCAGCTGATCACAGGCAAGGAGGATGCAGCTAACAATTACGCCCGCGGGCACTATACGGTGGGCAAGGAGAGTATCGATCTGGTGCTGGACCGAATCCGTAAACTG ACTGATGCCTGCTCCGGCTTGCAGGGCTTCCTCATCTTCCACAGCTTTGGTGGGGGCACAGGATCTGGCTTTACTTCTCTGCTGATGGAGCGCCTTTCCCTAGACTATGGCAAGAAGTCCAAGCTGGAATTTGCCATCTACCCAGCCCCCCAGGTCTCCACAGCAGTGGTGGAGCCTTACAACTCCATCCTGACCACCCATACCACCCTGGAACATTCCGACTGTGCTTTCATGGTGGATAACGAAGCCATCTACGACATCTGCCGCAGGAACCTGGATATTGAACGCCCCACCTATACCAACCTCAACCGCCTCATCAGCCAGATTGTGTCCTCCATCACTGCCTCTCTCCGCTTTGATGGCGCCCTCAATGTGGACCTCACAGAGTTTCAGACCAACCTGGTACCCTACCCCCGAATCCACTTCCCGCTGGTCACTTACGCCCCCATCATTTCTGCTGAGAAAGCCTACCACGAGCAGCTGTCTGTGGCAGAGATAACTAGCTCCTGTTTCGAGCCCAACAGCCAGATGGTGAAGTGTGACCCACGTCATGGCAAATACATGGCCTGCTGCATGCTCTACCGCGGTGATGTGGTACCCAAGGACGTGAATGTCGCCATTGCTGCCATCAAGACCAAGAGAACTATTCAGTTTGTTGACTGGTGTCCCACAGGTTTCAAG GTGGGCATCAACTACCAGCCACCTACTGTCGTGCCAGGAGGGGACCTGGCCAAAGTCCAGCGAGCCGTGTGCATGCTGAGCAACACCACAGCAATCGCAGAGGCCTGGGCCCGCCTTGACCATAAGTTTGACCTCATGTACGCCAAGCGGGCCTTTGTACATTGGTATGTTGGAGAGGGTATGGAAGAAGGAGAGTTTTCTGAGGCCAGGGAGGACCTGGCTGCTCTGGAGAAGGATTATGAAGAAGTGGGGACTGATTCGTTTGAAGAAGAGAATGAGGGGGAGGAATTTTAA